One genomic segment of Streptomyces sp. NBC_00239 includes these proteins:
- a CDS encoding MFS transporter, which produces MPIFTVSGSTLVIAAPAPRPAASRAPGPYRRLFAVPGARAFTAGNLLARLPMGMFGVSAVMMIAGQRGSYALAGAVTATGLAATAVAAPWTARLIDRYGQARIAVPATVLAVLGSLSLVLCVRTGAPDWTLFASYAATATTPNLGGMSRARWAHLLRDDPAGRHTANSFEQAVDELCFMCGPVLAALLCSAAFPEAGTLTGALLLLTGVLLFTAQRATEPPPAPPGTATGPAPLRAPGMRGLLAMFLAMGAVFGSMEVASIAFLDAHGLAGGSGPVLALQALGSCLAGLLYGALRPAADPRRRLVPCVAAMTFLMCLPYAAAATGSVLLLAGALLAAGMATAPTMVTAMSLVQRMTPPARLNEGMTLAVTALLAGIAAGAASAGTAVETLGPARAYALPAAAALLTLALATARNGTRTTFRY; this is translated from the coding sequence ATGCCGATCTTCACCGTCTCGGGCAGCACCCTGGTCATCGCCGCTCCCGCCCCGCGCCCCGCCGCGTCCCGCGCCCCGGGCCCGTACCGCCGCCTGTTCGCGGTCCCCGGCGCCCGCGCCTTCACCGCCGGCAACCTGCTCGCCCGGCTCCCCATGGGGATGTTCGGCGTGAGCGCGGTCATGATGATCGCGGGCCAGCGCGGCTCGTACGCGCTGGCCGGCGCGGTCACCGCGACCGGTCTCGCCGCGACGGCCGTGGCCGCGCCGTGGACGGCGCGGCTGATCGACCGGTACGGGCAGGCGCGGATCGCGGTCCCGGCGACCGTCCTGGCGGTGCTCGGCTCGCTCTCGCTGGTGCTGTGCGTACGGACCGGGGCCCCCGACTGGACGCTGTTCGCCTCGTACGCGGCGACCGCGACCACGCCGAACCTCGGCGGCATGTCCCGGGCCCGCTGGGCGCACCTGCTGCGGGACGACCCGGCGGGCCGGCACACCGCGAACTCCTTCGAGCAGGCCGTGGACGAGCTGTGCTTCATGTGCGGCCCGGTGCTGGCGGCCCTGCTGTGCTCGGCCGCGTTCCCGGAGGCGGGCACCCTGACCGGGGCGCTGCTCCTGCTCACCGGCGTCCTGCTGTTCACCGCCCAGCGCGCCACCGAGCCGCCGCCGGCCCCGCCCGGCACGGCCACCGGTCCGGCCCCGCTGCGGGCGCCGGGGATGCGCGGGCTGCTGGCGATGTTCCTGGCCATGGGCGCGGTCTTCGGCTCGATGGAGGTCGCCTCGATCGCGTTCCTGGACGCCCACGGCCTGGCGGGCGGCTCCGGCCCGGTCCTCGCGCTGCAAGCCCTGGGCTCCTGCCTGGCGGGCCTGCTGTACGGGGCCCTGCGCCCGGCGGCCGACCCGCGCCGCCGGCTGGTGCCGTGCGTGGCGGCGATGACGTTCCTGATGTGCCTGCCGTACGCGGCCGCCGCCACGGGCTCGGTCCTGCTGCTGGCCGGCGCCCTGCTCGCGGCGGGCATGGCGACCGCCCCGACGATGGTGACGGCCATGTCCCTGGTCCAGCGCATGACCCCGCCGGCCCGCCTCAACGAGGGCATGACCCTGGCGGTGACGGCCCTCCTGGCCGGCATAGCGGCCGGCGCGGCATCCGCGGGCACCGCCGTGGAAACCCTGGGCCCGGCCCGGGCCTACGCCCTCCCGGCCGCCGCCGCCCTCCTGACCCTCGCCCTGGCCACCGCCCGGAACGGAACCCGTACCACTTTCCGGTACTGA
- a CDS encoding LysR family transcriptional regulator, translating to MSEYIDPRLLRGFTAVAEELHFTRAAARLYVAQQALSRDIRRLEQALGTELFHRSTRQVALTPDGERLLPHAHRVLAAHEELAAAFSGPAARPLLVDLNTDGPGTARTVLDRARELAPGCELMARFESGLTHSAAEIAAGRLDVSFGRFAGLDPALRARLEQQPVRYEPLAVLLPDGHPLAAEPAVPLAALAGESVYAGAGNPRTAEWTDLARRLFAGRGITVAPPAPVAVGKEEFGRVMAKTRTPVLAAVSFADMPGSVKRPLVGPVPLSPLSMVWRKGLVHPGLDALRRAAAELAAGHGWLARPADSWLPEPDAALMAAAGRTTAR from the coding sequence GTGAGCGAGTACATCGACCCGCGACTGCTGCGCGGCTTCACCGCCGTCGCCGAGGAACTGCACTTCACCCGGGCGGCCGCCCGGCTGTACGTGGCCCAGCAGGCGCTCAGCCGGGACATCCGGCGCCTCGAACAGGCCCTGGGCACCGAGCTGTTCCACCGCTCCACCCGGCAGGTCGCCCTCACCCCGGACGGCGAGCGGCTGCTGCCCCACGCCCACCGGGTGCTCGCCGCGCACGAAGAACTCGCCGCCGCGTTCAGCGGGCCCGCGGCCCGGCCGCTGCTCGTCGACCTCAACACCGACGGCCCCGGCACCGCCCGGACCGTCCTCGACCGGGCCCGCGAACTCGCCCCCGGCTGCGAGCTGATGGCCCGCTTCGAGAGCGGGCTCACGCACAGCGCGGCCGAGATCGCGGCCGGCCGGCTCGACGTGTCCTTCGGCCGGTTCGCCGGCCTCGACCCGGCGCTGCGGGCCCGCCTGGAGCAGCAGCCCGTACGGTACGAGCCGCTCGCGGTGCTGCTGCCCGACGGCCATCCGCTGGCCGCGGAGCCGGCCGTGCCGCTGGCCGCGCTCGCCGGCGAGAGCGTGTACGCGGGCGCCGGGAACCCGCGCACCGCGGAGTGGACCGACCTGGCGCGGAGGCTGTTCGCGGGGCGCGGGATCACCGTCGCGCCGCCCGCGCCGGTGGCCGTCGGCAAGGAGGAGTTCGGGCGGGTCATGGCCAAGACCCGCACCCCCGTCCTCGCGGCCGTCAGCTTCGCGGACATGCCCGGCTCGGTGAAGCGGCCGCTCGTGGGCCCCGTACCGCTGTCCCCGCTGTCGATGGTGTGGCGCAAGGGCCTCGTCCACCCCGGGCTGGACGCGCTGCGGCGGGCCGCCGCCGAGCTCGCCGCAGGGCACGGGTGGCTGGCGCGGCCCGCCGACAGCTGGCTGCCCGAGCCGGACGCCGCCCTGATGGCCGCCGCGGGACGCACCACCGCGCGCTGA
- a CDS encoding nitrate/nitrite transporter — MTAPRKGGRWIERWDPEDETFWAQSGEKTARRNLLYSVLSEHIGFSIWSLWSVMVLFMGPQYGIDPAGKFFLIATATFVGAFVRVPYTFAVARFGGRNWTVVSALMLLAPTTAALVVMEPGTSYGTFLLVAALTGVGGGNFASSMTNINAFFPMRLKGWALGLNAGGGNIGVPVVQLAGLLVIGTAGATHPRLLLAAYLPLIVIAAALAWLRMDNLAPVRNDTGAVREALRERHTWIMAFLYIGTFGSFIGYSFAFGLVLQTQFGRTPLQAASLTFIGPLLGSLIRPVGGRLADRFGGARITLWTFVAMAAATGVVVTASTRESLPVFLVGFIALFVLSGLGNGSTYKMIPGIFHAKAVARGMTGEAAAAYGRRLSGASMGLIGAVGALGGLGINLVFREAFRSSGSGTAAFVTFLAFYAACCAVTWAVYLRRPAAAPAAAAHPEATARLGYAEV; from the coding sequence ATGACCGCACCGCGCAAGGGGGGCCGCTGGATCGAGCGGTGGGACCCCGAGGACGAGACCTTCTGGGCACAGAGCGGGGAGAAGACCGCCCGCCGCAACCTGCTCTACTCCGTGCTCTCCGAGCACATCGGCTTCTCCATCTGGTCCCTGTGGTCCGTGATGGTCCTCTTCATGGGCCCGCAGTACGGCATCGACCCGGCCGGCAAGTTCTTCCTCATCGCCACCGCGACCTTCGTCGGGGCCTTCGTCCGCGTCCCGTACACCTTCGCCGTCGCCCGCTTCGGCGGCCGGAACTGGACCGTCGTCAGCGCGCTGATGCTGCTCGCGCCGACGACCGCCGCGCTCGTCGTGATGGAACCCGGCACCTCGTACGGCACGTTCCTGCTGGTGGCCGCGCTCACCGGGGTCGGCGGCGGCAACTTCGCCTCCTCCATGACCAACATCAACGCGTTCTTCCCGATGCGCCTCAAGGGCTGGGCGCTCGGCCTCAACGCCGGCGGCGGCAACATCGGCGTACCCGTGGTCCAGCTCGCAGGCCTGCTCGTCATCGGCACCGCGGGCGCCACCCACCCCAGGCTGCTGCTCGCCGCCTACCTCCCGCTGATCGTGATCGCGGCGGCGCTGGCCTGGCTCCGGATGGACAACCTCGCCCCGGTGCGCAACGACACCGGAGCGGTCCGGGAGGCCCTGCGCGAACGCCACACCTGGATCATGGCGTTCCTGTACATCGGCACCTTCGGCTCCTTCATCGGCTACAGCTTCGCCTTCGGGCTGGTCCTCCAGACCCAGTTCGGGCGCACCCCGCTGCAGGCCGCCTCGCTCACCTTCATCGGGCCGCTGCTCGGCTCGCTGATCCGGCCGGTGGGCGGCCGCCTCGCCGACCGGTTCGGCGGCGCGCGGATCACCCTGTGGACGTTCGTGGCGATGGCCGCCGCCACCGGCGTGGTCGTGACGGCCTCCACCCGGGAGTCCCTGCCGGTCTTCCTCGTCGGCTTCATCGCCCTGTTCGTCCTCAGCGGCCTCGGCAACGGCTCGACGTACAAGATGATCCCCGGCATCTTCCACGCGAAGGCCGTGGCCCGCGGGATGACCGGCGAGGCGGCGGCCGCGTACGGGCGGCGGCTGTCCGGCGCCTCCATGGGCCTCATCGGGGCGGTCGGCGCCCTCGGCGGTCTCGGCATCAACCTCGTCTTCCGCGAGGCGTTCCGCAGCTCCGGCTCCGGCACCGCCGCCTTCGTCACCTTCCTCGCCTTCTACGCCGCGTGCTGCGCGGTCACCTGGGCGGTATACCTTCGGCGGCCGGCCGCGGCCCCGGCGGCGGCCGCACACCCGGAGGCGACGGCCAGGCTCGGCTACGCCGAGGTGTAA
- a CDS encoding uroporphyrinogen-III synthase, giving the protein MDDNASPGAPAAASPGTSPGTGPLSGFTVGVTAARRADELATLLRRRGAAVQHAPALRIVPLADDSELLDATKELIGCAPDVVVATTAIGFRGWIEAADGWGIGEDLLARLHRAELLARGPKVKGAIRAAGLVESWSPESESLAEVLDRLLTVGVAGRRIALQLHGEPLPGFVEALRAGGADVVVVPVYRWLPPEDPAPLDRLLDAVVARGVDAVSFTSAPAAASLLSRAEERGLLPSVLDALRGDVLAACVGPVTALPLQAHGVETVQPERFRLGPLVSLLCGELPGRTRVLSVAGHRLEIRGHAVLVGAALRPVPPAGMALLRSLARRPGWVVPRAELLRALPGAGRDEHAVETAMARLRVALGAPKLIQTVVKRGYRLSLDAPADTKYADG; this is encoded by the coding sequence ATGGACGACAACGCATCCCCGGGCGCACCTGCGGCCGCATCCCCCGGCACATCCCCCGGCACGGGCCCGCTCTCCGGATTCACGGTCGGGGTCACCGCCGCCCGCCGTGCCGACGAGCTCGCCACCCTGCTGCGGCGGCGCGGGGCGGCGGTCCAGCACGCGCCCGCCCTGCGCATCGTGCCGCTCGCCGACGACAGCGAACTCCTCGACGCGACCAAGGAACTCATCGGCTGCGCCCCGGACGTGGTCGTCGCCACCACCGCCATCGGCTTCCGCGGCTGGATCGAGGCCGCCGACGGCTGGGGCATCGGCGAGGACCTGCTGGCCCGGCTGCACCGCGCCGAACTGCTGGCCCGCGGCCCCAAGGTCAAGGGCGCCATCCGCGCCGCCGGACTGGTCGAATCCTGGTCCCCGGAGTCCGAATCCCTCGCCGAGGTGCTCGACCGGCTGCTCACGGTCGGCGTCGCCGGCCGGCGCATCGCGCTCCAACTGCACGGCGAACCGCTGCCCGGCTTCGTCGAGGCGCTGCGGGCGGGCGGCGCCGACGTGGTCGTCGTACCCGTCTACCGCTGGCTGCCGCCCGAGGACCCCGCCCCGCTCGACCGGCTGCTGGACGCGGTCGTCGCGCGCGGCGTGGACGCGGTCAGCTTCACCTCGGCGCCCGCCGCCGCCTCCCTGCTGTCCCGGGCCGAGGAACGCGGCCTGCTGCCCTCCGTACTGGACGCGCTGCGCGGCGACGTCCTCGCCGCGTGCGTCGGCCCGGTCACCGCGCTGCCGCTCCAGGCGCACGGCGTGGAGACGGTACAGCCCGAACGCTTCCGGCTGGGCCCGCTGGTCTCCCTGCTCTGCGGCGAACTGCCCGGCCGCACCCGGGTGCTGTCCGTGGCCGGCCACCGGCTGGAGATCCGCGGGCACGCCGTCCTGGTCGGCGCCGCCCTGCGGCCCGTACCGCCCGCCGGCATGGCGCTGCTGCGCTCCCTGGCCCGCCGGCCCGGCTGGGTGGTGCCGCGCGCCGAACTCCTGCGCGCGCTGCCCGGCGCGGGCCGCGACGAGCACGCCGTGGAGACGGCGATGGCCCGCCTGCGGGTCGCCCTCGGCGCACCCAAACTGATCCAGACGGTCGTCAAGCGCGGCTACCGCCTGTCCCTGGACGCCCCCGCCGACACGAAGTACGCGGACGGCTGA
- a CDS encoding CGNR zinc finger domain-containing protein yields the protein MGGSYGLWFDSGRTCLDLLATGGPPERLRGPGELRCWLLGAGLVPAGTSLHPVDGDWLPRFRALRADLAALVRAELADTVADGPLARVNATAAGAPPGLCAVRGEDGELVRALRGGPDCGALLAAVARDAVELLTDPGDRSLLRACEGDGCTRVYLDTSRGRRRRWCSSELCGNRERVARHRRRAVAARSA from the coding sequence ATGGGCGGCTCGTACGGGCTGTGGTTCGACTCCGGGCGGACGTGCCTGGACCTGCTGGCCACCGGCGGGCCGCCGGAACGGCTGCGCGGGCCCGGCGAGTTGCGCTGCTGGCTGCTCGGCGCCGGCCTGGTGCCCGCCGGCACCTCCCTGCACCCGGTCGACGGCGACTGGCTGCCCCGGTTCCGGGCCCTGCGCGCCGACCTGGCCGCCCTGGTGCGCGCCGAACTCGCCGACACCGTCGCCGACGGCCCGCTGGCCCGGGTCAACGCGACGGCCGCCGGCGCACCCCCGGGTCTGTGTGCCGTACGGGGCGAGGACGGCGAGCTGGTGCGCGCGCTGCGCGGCGGGCCCGACTGCGGGGCGCTGCTGGCCGCCGTGGCCCGCGACGCCGTGGAGCTCCTGACCGACCCCGGTGACCGGTCCCTGCTGCGGGCCTGCGAAGGTGACGGCTGCACCCGCGTCTACCTCGACACTTCCCGCGGCCGCCGTCGGCGCTGGTGCTCCAGCGAGCTGTGCGGCAACCGCGAGCGCGTCGCCCGTCACCGGCGCCGCGCCGTGGCGGCCCGCAGCGCGTAG
- a CDS encoding HelD family protein translates to MAAQDAVDLTVGTTADSVRDREIAVEQTHLDQVYRRLEEKIDEAEFLMNDAAKRGQVGTPGALAERDAQVFRAGIHLNRLNNEFEDFLFGRIDLVLGKDGERGPDGAYTSVQPADDAIRADHTADIAETLHIGRIGVLDSDYAPLVIDWRAPAAAPFYRSTPKEPGRVVRRRVIRSKGRKVLGVEDDLMRPEVTAFLDGTELPVIGDGALMAALGRARTHTMRDIVSSIQAEQDLVIRAPAASVAEVSGGPGTGKTAVALHRAAYLLYQDRRRYSGGILIVSPTPLLVAYTEGVLPSLGEEGQVAIRALGSLVDGAEATTYDDPAVARIKGSSRMLKVLRKAVQGSLELGGAQGRAPELLRVVAFGRRQELDAQELNRIRQTVLGGTAPVNLLRPRARRLLLDALWAKSGGAGRHTDRELAAELRSGFDEDVSTEDSFIEFLAAWWPELTPRGVLATMADERRLGRWTRRVLNPRETRQLARSLRRVGADGKGPLSVHDVALLDELQLLVGAPARPKRRRELDPMDQLTGLEELMPQREETQRERAERLAAERTEYAHVIVDEAQDLTPMQWRMVGRRGRHATWTVVGDPAQSSWTTPEEAAEARDEALGTRPRRRFTLTVNYRNPAEIAELAAKVLALAMPGAESPTAVRSTGLRPRFTAAGEDLGAAVQAETARLLEQVDGTVGVVVAMDRREEAAGWLAGLGDRAVALGSLEAKGLEYDATVVVSPAEIADESPAGLRVLYVALTRATQQLTVVSAQRDAPDADGVPELLRD, encoded by the coding sequence GTGGCCGCGCAGGATGCCGTCGATCTCACGGTCGGTACCACGGCAGATTCCGTCCGCGATCGTGAGATCGCGGTCGAGCAGACGCATCTCGACCAGGTGTACCGGCGTCTCGAGGAGAAGATCGACGAAGCCGAGTTTTTGATGAACGACGCCGCCAAGCGCGGGCAGGTCGGCACGCCCGGCGCGCTCGCCGAACGGGACGCCCAGGTGTTCCGCGCCGGCATCCACCTGAACCGGCTCAACAACGAGTTCGAGGACTTCCTCTTCGGCCGTATCGACCTGGTGCTCGGCAAGGACGGTGAGCGCGGCCCCGACGGCGCCTACACCTCCGTGCAGCCCGCCGACGACGCGATCCGCGCCGACCACACGGCCGACATCGCCGAGACCCTGCACATCGGGCGGATCGGCGTCCTCGACTCCGACTACGCGCCGCTGGTCATCGACTGGCGGGCACCGGCCGCCGCGCCGTTCTACCGCTCCACGCCCAAGGAACCCGGCCGGGTGGTCCGCCGCCGCGTGATCCGCTCCAAGGGCCGCAAGGTGCTCGGCGTCGAGGACGACCTCATGCGCCCCGAGGTGACCGCCTTCCTCGACGGCACGGAACTCCCCGTCATCGGCGACGGCGCCCTGATGGCGGCCCTCGGCCGGGCCCGTACGCACACCATGCGCGACATCGTGTCCTCCATCCAGGCCGAACAGGACCTCGTCATCCGGGCGCCCGCCGCCTCAGTCGCCGAGGTCTCCGGCGGCCCGGGCACCGGCAAGACGGCCGTCGCCCTGCACCGCGCCGCCTACCTGCTCTACCAGGACCGCCGCCGCTACTCCGGCGGCATCCTGATCGTCTCGCCCACCCCGCTGCTCGTCGCGTACACAGAGGGCGTGCTGCCCTCCCTCGGCGAGGAGGGCCAGGTCGCCATCCGCGCGCTCGGCTCCCTGGTCGACGGCGCGGAGGCGACCACGTACGACGACCCGGCCGTGGCCCGGATCAAGGGCTCCTCCCGGATGCTCAAGGTGCTGCGCAAGGCCGTCCAGGGCTCCCTGGAGCTCGGCGGAGCGCAGGGCCGGGCCCCGGAGCTGCTGCGCGTGGTCGCCTTCGGCCGCCGCCAGGAGCTGGACGCCCAGGAACTGAACCGGATCCGGCAGACCGTGCTCGGCGGCACCGCCCCGGTGAACCTGCTGCGCCCGCGCGCCCGCCGGCTGCTGCTGGACGCCCTGTGGGCCAAGTCCGGCGGCGCGGGCCGCCACACCGACCGCGAGCTGGCCGCCGAGCTGCGCTCCGGCTTCGACGAGGACGTCTCCACCGAGGACTCCTTCATCGAGTTCCTGGCCGCCTGGTGGCCCGAGCTGACCCCGCGCGGGGTGCTCGCCACGATGGCCGACGAGCGGCGGCTGGGCCGCTGGACGCGCCGGGTGCTCAACCCGCGCGAGACCCGCCAGCTGGCCCGCTCGCTGCGCCGGGTCGGAGCCGACGGCAAGGGCCCGCTGTCCGTGCACGACGTGGCGCTCCTGGACGAGCTCCAGCTGCTGGTGGGCGCGCCGGCGCGGCCCAAGCGGCGGCGCGAGCTGGACCCGATGGACCAGCTCACCGGCCTGGAGGAGCTGATGCCGCAGCGCGAGGAGACCCAGCGCGAGCGGGCCGAGCGGCTGGCGGCGGAGCGTACCGAGTACGCCCACGTGATCGTCGACGAGGCGCAGGACCTCACCCCGATGCAGTGGCGGATGGTCGGCCGCCGCGGCCGGCACGCCACCTGGACCGTGGTGGGCGACCCGGCGCAGTCCTCGTGGACCACGCCGGAGGAGGCCGCCGAGGCCCGTGACGAGGCCCTGGGCACCCGCCCGCGGCGCCGCTTCACGCTGACCGTCAACTACCGCAACCCCGCCGAGATCGCCGAGCTGGCGGCCAAGGTGCTCGCGCTGGCCATGCCCGGCGCCGAGTCCCCGACCGCGGTCCGCTCCACCGGCCTGCGCCCGCGGTTCACCGCCGCGGGCGAGGACCTGGGCGCGGCGGTGCAGGCCGAGACGGCGCGGCTGCTGGAACAGGTGGACGGCACGGTCGGCGTGGTCGTCGCGATGGACCGCCGCGAGGAGGCCGCCGGCTGGCTGGCCGGCCTCGGGGACCGGGCCGTGGCGCTGGGCAGTCTGGAGGCCAAGGGCCTGGAGTACGACGCCACGGTGGTCGTGTCGCCCGCGGAGATCGCGGACGAGTCCCCGGCCGGCCTGCGGGTGCTGTACGTGGCCCTGACGCGCGCGACGCAGCAGCTCACGGTGGTCTCCGCGCAGCGCGACGCACCGGACGCCGACGGGGTGCCGGAGCTGCTGCGCGACTGA
- a CDS encoding NAD-dependent malic enzyme, with product MATAPSVSYSMTVRLEVPASGTAVSQLTTAVESSGGSVTGLDVTASGHEKLRIDVTIAATSTAHADEIVEQLRGIEGVVLGKVSDRTFLMHLGGKIEMASKHPIRNRDDLSMIYTPGVARVCMAIAENPEDARRLTIKRNSVAVVTDGSAVLGLGNIGPMAALPVMEGKAALFKRFAGIDAWPICLDTQDSDEIVAIVKAIAPGFAGINLEDISAPRCFEIEARLREALDIPVFHDDQHGTAIVVLAALTNALRVVGKAIGDVKVVMSGAGAAGTAILKLLIAAGVKHAVSADIHGVVHAGRADLVDADSESPLRWIADNTNPEGYTGTLKEAVVGADVFIGVSAPNVLGGDDVAAMADGAIVFALANPDPEVDPAVARETAAVVATGRSDFPNQINNVLVFPGVFRGLLDAQSRTVNTDMMLAAATALADVVTEDELNPNYIIPSVFNDKVAGAVAGAVRAAAKSAAAVTGPTSA from the coding sequence ATGGCAACGGCGCCCAGCGTCTCGTACTCGATGACGGTCCGCCTGGAGGTGCCCGCGAGCGGAACCGCGGTATCCCAGCTCACCACCGCCGTGGAGTCCTCCGGTGGCTCGGTCACCGGCCTCGACGTGACCGCATCCGGTCACGAAAAGCTCCGTATCGACGTCACCATCGCCGCGACCTCCACCGCGCACGCCGACGAGATCGTCGAGCAGCTGCGCGGCATCGAGGGCGTCGTGCTCGGAAAGGTCTCCGACCGTACGTTCCTGATGCACCTCGGCGGCAAGATCGAGATGGCGTCCAAGCACCCCATCCGCAACCGCGACGACCTCTCGATGATCTACACCCCGGGCGTGGCCCGCGTGTGCATGGCGATCGCCGAGAATCCCGAGGACGCCCGCCGCCTGACCATCAAGCGCAATTCCGTCGCAGTCGTGACGGACGGCTCCGCGGTGCTCGGACTGGGCAACATCGGCCCGATGGCGGCGCTGCCCGTCATGGAGGGCAAGGCGGCCCTCTTCAAGCGGTTCGCGGGCATCGACGCGTGGCCCATCTGCCTGGACACCCAGGACAGCGACGAGATCGTGGCCATCGTCAAGGCGATCGCCCCCGGCTTCGCCGGCATCAACCTCGAAGACATCTCCGCGCCGCGCTGCTTCGAGATCGAGGCCCGGCTGCGCGAGGCCCTCGACATCCCCGTCTTCCACGACGACCAGCACGGCACCGCGATCGTCGTCCTCGCCGCCCTCACCAACGCACTTCGCGTGGTGGGCAAGGCAATTGGCGACGTGAAGGTCGTCATGTCCGGCGCCGGCGCGGCCGGCACGGCCATCCTGAAGCTGCTCATCGCGGCGGGCGTCAAGCACGCCGTCAGCGCCGACATCCACGGTGTCGTGCACGCGGGCCGCGCGGACCTCGTGGACGCGGACAGTGAGTCCCCGCTGCGCTGGATCGCCGACAACACCAACCCCGAGGGCTACACCGGCACCCTCAAGGAAGCCGTGGTCGGCGCCGACGTCTTCATCGGCGTGTCCGCCCCCAACGTGCTGGGCGGCGATGACGTCGCGGCGATGGCCGACGGTGCGATCGTCTTCGCGCTCGCGAACCCCGACCCGGAGGTCGACCCGGCGGTGGCCCGCGAGACGGCCGCCGTCGTCGCCACCGGCCGCTCGGACTTCCCGAACCAGATCAACAACGTGCTGGTCTTCCCGGGCGTGTTCCGCGGCCTCCTGGACGCCCAGTCCCGGACGGTGAACACCGACATGATGCTGGCCGCCGCCACCGCGCTGGCCGACGTGGTCACCGAGGACGAGCTGAACCCGAACTACATCATCCCGTCGGTGTTCAACGACAAGGTCGCGGGTGCGGTCGCCGGCGCGGTCCGCGCCGCCGCCAAGTCCGCCGCCGCTGTGACGGGCCCCACGTCGGCCTGA
- a CDS encoding HU family DNA-binding protein has protein sequence MNRSELVAALSERAEVTRKDADAVLAALAETVGEVVAKGDEKVTIPGFLTFERTHRAARTARNPQTGDPIQIPAGYSVKVSAGSKLKEAAKGK, from the coding sequence ATGAACCGCAGTGAGCTGGTGGCCGCTCTGTCCGAGCGCGCCGAGGTGACCCGCAAGGACGCCGACGCCGTTCTGGCCGCCCTCGCCGAGACCGTCGGTGAGGTCGTCGCCAAGGGCGACGAGAAGGTCACCATCCCCGGCTTCCTGACCTTCGAGCGCACCCACCGTGCCGCTCGCACCGCGCGTAACCCGCAGACCGGCGACCCCATCCAGATCCCGGCCGGCTACAGCGTGAAGGTCTCCGCGGGCTCCAAGCTCAAGGAAGCCGCCAAGGGCAAGTAA
- the murA gene encoding UDP-N-acetylglucosamine 1-carboxyvinyltransferase: MTGTVSDDVLLVHGGTPLEGEIRVRGAKNLVPKAMVAALLGSEPSRLRNVPDIRDVRVVRGLLQLHGVTVRPGEEPGELVLDPTHVESANVADIDAHAGSSRIPILFCGPLLHRLGHAFIPGLGGCDIGGRPIDFHFDVLRQFGATIEKREDGQYLEAPQRLRGCKIRLPYPSVGSTEQVLLTAVLAEGVTELSNAAVEPEIEDLICVLQKMGAIISMDTDRTIRITGVDRLGGYNHKALPDRLEAASWASAALATGGNIYVRGAQQRSMMTFLNTYRKVGGAFEIDDDGIRFWHPGGPLNAIALETDVHPGFQTDWQQPLVVALTQASGLSIVHETVYESRLGFTSALNQMGAHIQLYRECLGGSACRFGQRNFLHSAVVSGPTKLQGADLVIPDLRGGFSYLIAALAAEGTSRVHGIDLINRGYENFMEKLVELGAKVELPGGDLV; the protein is encoded by the coding sequence ATGACCGGCACAGTCAGTGACGATGTACTGCTTGTCCACGGCGGTACCCCGCTAGAGGGCGAGATCCGGGTCCGCGGCGCGAAGAACCTCGTGCCGAAGGCCATGGTCGCCGCGCTGCTCGGCAGCGAACCGAGCCGTCTGCGCAACGTTCCGGACATCCGCGACGTGCGCGTGGTCCGCGGCCTGCTGCAGCTGCACGGCGTGACCGTCCGCCCCGGCGAGGAGCCGGGCGAGCTGGTGCTCGACCCGACCCACGTCGAGAGCGCCAACGTGGCCGACATCGACGCGCACGCGGGGTCCTCGCGGATCCCGATCCTGTTCTGCGGCCCGCTGCTGCACCGTCTGGGCCACGCCTTCATCCCGGGCCTGGGCGGCTGCGACATCGGCGGCCGGCCGATCGACTTCCACTTCGACGTGCTCCGCCAGTTCGGCGCGACCATCGAGAAGCGCGAGGACGGCCAGTACCTGGAGGCCCCGCAGCGCCTTCGCGGTTGCAAGATCCGCCTGCCGTACCCGTCCGTCGGCTCGACCGAACAGGTGCTGCTGACGGCCGTCCTGGCCGAAGGCGTCACCGAGCTGTCGAACGCCGCGGTCGAGCCGGAGATCGAAGACCTCATCTGCGTCCTGCAGAAGATGGGCGCGATCATCTCCATGGACACCGACCGGACCATCCGGATCACCGGTGTCGACCGTCTCGGCGGCTACAACCACAAGGCGCTCCCGGACCGCCTGGAGGCCGCCTCGTGGGCCTCCGCGGCCCTGGCGACCGGCGGCAACATCTACGTGCGCGGCGCCCAGCAGCGCTCGATGATGACCTTCCTGAACACGTACCGGAAGGTCGGCGGCGCCTTCGAGATCGACGACGACGGCATCCGCTTCTGGCACCCGGGCGGCCCGCTCAACGCGATCGCCCTGGAGACGGACGTGCACCCGGGCTTCCAGACCGACTGGCAGCAGCCGCTGGTCGTGGCCCTGACGCAGGCCTCCGGCCTCTCCATCGTCCACGAGACGGTCTACGAGTCCCGGCTGGGATTCACCTCCGCGCTCAACCAGATGGGTGCTCACATCCAGCTGTACCGCGAGTGCCTGGGCGGCAGCGCCTGCCGCTTCGGCCAGCGCAACTTCCTGCACTCGGCGGTCGTCTCCGGCCCCACCAAGCTGCAGGGCGCCGACCTGGTCATCCCCGACCTGCGCGGCGGCTTCTCGTACCTGATCGCGGCCCTGGCCGCCGAGGGCACCTCGCGCGTCCACGGCATCGACCTGATCAACCGCGGCTACGAGAACTTCATGGAGAAGCTCGTGGAGCTCGGCGCCAAGGTCGAGCTGCCGGGCGGCGATCTCGTCTGA